A window of the Cystobacter fuscus genome harbors these coding sequences:
- a CDS encoding D-alanine--D-alanine ligase family protein has protein sequence MRIALTYNLKLSDSEEEAEFDSQETVNTLAAAIERLGHRLERFEVSGPASRTVARLEAYSPDLIFNIAEGRRGRFREAFYPALFEELGFAYTGSDAYALAVTLDKQLTKLVLSKHGIRTPGWQFVEHLNELKVEELRFPVIIKPNFEGSSKGITQDSVAETVEEARTKVAHALSRYPNGVLVEEFIRGTDITVPYLAAVQNDHDGVLSPVSYDIDPAAIAGRKYDIYDYELKTKRESAVKVRAPARLPVKMVEELRAASKKIIAVLDCRDLGRIDFRLSDAGVPYFLELNALPSLEQGAGIYASAALEGVHLDGVVNAIIQSAARRYKIKDGRRQGKPARKTGPLRVGFTYNVKRVKPTAEPGATEDSEAEYDSPTTLQAIREAIASWGHEVVDLEATAELPSVLASTPLDIVFNIAEGFKGRNRESQVPAMLELLDIPYTGSDPATLSIALDKALAKKIVRQAGIHTPIFQLMHTGKERLNKEFTTFPLIVKPVAEGSSKGVVSKSVCGNEAELREVVKEIVTKYQQPALIEEYIGGREFTVGLLGERRPRVLPPMEIVFLDKAEKNPIYSFQHKLDWNDRIRYDAPAKLEPALLEKLRAAARGSFMALGCRDVARIDFRMDDKGRLYFIECNPLPGLTPGWSDLVLIAQGAGMDYRGLIGEIMAPAIRRYKEREARRAADESALMKLAMEKAAQEKGTPSEDKSTGNGSGGGGSSSEASPRMEMKA, from the coding sequence GTGCGCATCGCGCTGACGTACAACCTCAAGCTGTCCGACTCGGAAGAAGAGGCGGAGTTCGACTCCCAGGAGACGGTGAACACGCTGGCCGCGGCCATCGAGCGGCTCGGCCACCGGCTGGAGCGCTTCGAGGTGAGTGGACCCGCCTCGCGCACCGTGGCCCGCCTGGAGGCCTACAGCCCGGATCTCATCTTCAACATCGCCGAGGGCCGCCGGGGCCGCTTCCGCGAGGCCTTCTATCCCGCGCTCTTCGAGGAGCTGGGCTTCGCCTATACGGGCTCGGACGCCTACGCGCTGGCCGTCACCCTGGACAAGCAGCTCACCAAGCTGGTGCTCAGCAAGCACGGCATCCGCACCCCGGGCTGGCAGTTCGTCGAGCACCTCAACGAGCTGAAGGTCGAGGAGCTGCGCTTTCCCGTCATCATCAAGCCCAACTTCGAGGGCTCCTCCAAGGGCATCACCCAGGACTCGGTGGCCGAGACCGTCGAGGAGGCCCGGACGAAGGTGGCCCACGCCCTCTCGCGCTACCCCAATGGCGTGCTGGTGGAGGAGTTCATCCGGGGCACCGACATCACCGTGCCGTACCTCGCGGCGGTGCAGAACGATCATGACGGCGTGCTCAGCCCGGTGTCCTACGACATCGATCCGGCCGCCATCGCCGGGCGCAAGTACGACATCTACGACTACGAGCTGAAGACGAAGCGCGAGAGCGCCGTCAAGGTGCGTGCCCCGGCCCGGCTCCCGGTGAAGATGGTCGAGGAGCTGCGCGCGGCGTCCAAGAAGATCATCGCCGTGCTCGACTGCCGGGACCTGGGGCGCATCGACTTCCGGTTGAGCGACGCGGGCGTGCCCTACTTCCTGGAGCTCAACGCGCTGCCGAGCCTGGAGCAGGGCGCGGGCATCTACGCCTCCGCCGCGCTGGAAGGCGTGCACCTGGACGGCGTCGTCAACGCCATCATCCAGAGCGCGGCGCGGCGCTACAAGATCAAGGACGGCCGGCGCCAGGGCAAGCCCGCGCGCAAGACGGGCCCCCTGCGCGTGGGCTTCACCTACAACGTCAAGCGCGTGAAGCCCACGGCCGAGCCCGGAGCCACCGAGGACAGCGAGGCCGAGTACGACTCGCCCACCACGCTGCAGGCCATCCGCGAGGCCATCGCCTCGTGGGGCCACGAGGTGGTGGACCTGGAGGCCACGGCGGAACTGCCCAGCGTGCTCGCGAGCACCCCGCTGGACATCGTGTTCAACATCGCCGAGGGCTTCAAGGGCCGCAACCGCGAGAGCCAGGTGCCCGCGATGCTGGAGCTGTTGGACATCCCCTACACGGGCAGCGATCCGGCCACGCTCTCCATCGCGCTGGACAAGGCGCTGGCGAAGAAGATCGTCCGTCAGGCCGGCATCCACACGCCCATCTTCCAGCTCATGCACACGGGCAAGGAGCGGCTCAACAAGGAGTTCACCACCTTCCCGCTCATCGTGAAGCCGGTGGCGGAGGGCTCCTCCAAGGGCGTGGTGAGCAAGAGCGTGTGCGGCAACGAGGCGGAGCTGCGCGAGGTGGTGAAGGAGATCGTGACGAAGTACCAGCAGCCCGCGCTCATCGAGGAGTACATCGGCGGACGCGAGTTCACCGTGGGCCTGCTCGGCGAGCGGCGCCCGCGCGTGCTGCCGCCGATGGAGATCGTCTTCCTGGACAAGGCGGAGAAGAACCCCATCTACAGCTTCCAGCACAAGCTGGATTGGAACGATCGCATCCGCTACGACGCGCCAGCGAAGCTGGAGCCCGCGCTGCTGGAGAAGCTGCGCGCGGCGGCGCGCGGCTCGTTCATGGCGCTGGGGTGCCGGGACGTGGCGCGCATCGACTTCCGCATGGACGACAAGGGCCGGCTGTACTTCATCGAGTGCAACCCGCTGCCGGGCCTGACGCCGGGGTGGAGCGACCTGGTGCTCATCGCCCAGGGGGCGGGCATGGACTACCGGGGGCTCATCGGGGAGATCATGGCCCCGGCCATCCGCCGCTACAAGGAGCGCGAGGCCCGGCGTGCCGCGGACGAGAGCGCCCTGATGAAGCTGGCGATGGAGAAGGCCGCCCAGGAGAAGGGCACTCCGTCCGAGGACAAGTCCACTGGGAACGGGAGTGGGGGAGGGGGCTCCTCCAGTGAGGCTTCGCCTCGCATGGAGATGAAGGCCTGA
- a CDS encoding AAA family ATPase: MSIQRLRLTEFSVFEKAEFEFCPGINVIIGANSTGKSHLMKLLYAGHRVAEGAVAAKPPLTDEVFNHQLAEKLAGVFKPEEGAIGRLRNRRLGRGRAKVAIETNEGTLSFGLSSLGKLTVQERSWAPATPAVFLPSREVLAMYEGFVAAYEARELSFDETYYDTCKALAASQLRGPRGTRAAELLGPILAALGGDVRLMGNRFYVIQANGTFEAHLVAEGLRKIASVAHLIANGSLVENGLLLWDEPEANLNPRLISQVVEFLQAFARRGVQIFLASHDYLLTQKLSLVAEHPRQQDAVAMKFFSLFREGNAVQVESAPTLAGLERNPILQEFARHYDAEANAFAQSAEVMTPEEPTE, from the coding sequence ATGTCCATCCAGCGCTTGCGCCTCACGGAGTTCAGCGTCTTCGAGAAGGCGGAGTTCGAATTCTGCCCGGGTATCAATGTCATCATTGGTGCCAACTCCACGGGCAAATCGCACTTGATGAAGCTGCTGTACGCGGGCCACCGGGTGGCGGAAGGTGCCGTGGCTGCCAAGCCGCCTCTGACCGACGAGGTTTTCAATCACCAGTTGGCGGAAAAACTCGCGGGCGTCTTCAAGCCGGAGGAGGGTGCAATCGGCCGGTTGCGGAACCGGCGGCTAGGGCGTGGACGCGCGAAGGTTGCCATTGAGACGAATGAGGGCACGCTTTCCTTTGGGCTGAGTTCGCTCGGCAAGCTGACCGTGCAGGAGCGAAGCTGGGCTCCAGCTACTCCCGCTGTCTTCCTGCCCTCGCGAGAAGTTCTGGCGATGTACGAGGGTTTCGTCGCGGCCTACGAAGCCCGTGAACTCTCGTTCGATGAGACCTACTACGACACGTGCAAGGCACTCGCGGCCTCGCAGTTGCGGGGGCCCCGGGGTACGCGCGCCGCCGAGTTGCTCGGACCCATCCTGGCCGCGTTGGGTGGAGACGTGCGGCTCATGGGCAATCGCTTCTATGTCATCCAGGCGAATGGAACATTCGAAGCGCATCTGGTCGCGGAGGGACTTCGCAAGATCGCGAGCGTGGCGCATCTGATCGCCAACGGCTCTCTGGTGGAGAACGGACTTCTGCTGTGGGACGAACCGGAGGCGAACCTCAATCCGCGGCTCATCTCGCAAGTGGTGGAGTTCCTCCAAGCCTTCGCGCGTCGCGGTGTCCAGATCTTCCTCGCCAGCCATGACTACTTGCTGACGCAGAAGTTGTCTCTCGTGGCCGAGCACCCGCGTCAACAGGACGCGGTTGCCATGAAGTTCTTCAGCCTCTTCCGAGAGGGCAATGCCGTGCAAGTGGAGAGTGCTCCGACACTCGCTGGGTTGGAGCGCAATCCCATCCTCCAGGAGTTCGCGCGTCACTACGACGCCGAGGCCAATGCTTTCGCCCAATCCGCGGAGGTCATGACGCCGGAGGAGCCGACGGAATGA
- a CDS encoding serine protease, with protein MRERLYSAVLASVLCWGCSPQDLESIPQPELGQHEQDIIGGTAAAAGQFPWQARMTVNGSHYCGGSLIHPKWVLTAGHCVDGISPGSTRIILGDRQINLPESTEQSHTVRRFILHPGFHYESGAPVNDVALVEMDTPATLNGAVQTIALFNSDRMVLNTPHTVSGWGWTSANAHQASNLLMSATLPVVGNASCNAAPLARDLLGGELCAGFLNGAQGGCHGDSGGPLVTQGNPVRLVGVVSWGRGGTCDTYTVFSRVSSFVSWIDSQINCVPCPMSGSGYDGANCYAGTPPSGTTPFVHNGGLYYSPVRVPTCPMSGSGYDGANCYVGTPPSGTTPFTHNGNLYYSAVGGNQCPMSGSWYDGANCYAGTPPSGTTPFVHNGSLYYSPVRVPTCPMSGSGYDGANCYVGTPPSGTTPFTHNGNLYYSPVCQP; from the coding sequence ATGAGAGAGCGTCTGTACTCCGCCGTGTTGGCCTCGGTGCTGTGCTGGGGCTGTAGTCCTCAAGACCTGGAATCAATTCCCCAACCAGAGCTTGGCCAGCATGAGCAGGACATCATTGGGGGGACGGCCGCCGCGGCGGGGCAGTTTCCCTGGCAGGCGCGCATGACCGTGAATGGGAGTCACTACTGTGGTGGCTCGCTCATCCACCCCAAATGGGTCCTGACGGCGGGCCACTGCGTCGATGGCATCTCCCCAGGCAGCACGAGGATCATCCTGGGAGATCGCCAGATCAACCTGCCCGAGTCGACCGAGCAGTCTCACACCGTGCGCCGCTTCATCCTCCACCCTGGCTTTCACTATGAGAGCGGTGCGCCAGTGAATGACGTGGCCCTGGTCGAGATGGACACTCCGGCAACCCTCAATGGAGCCGTCCAGACAATCGCGCTATTCAACAGCGACCGTATGGTGCTCAATACCCCCCACACAGTGAGTGGATGGGGTTGGACCTCCGCGAATGCCCATCAGGCGTCCAATCTGCTGATGAGCGCCACCCTCCCGGTCGTGGGCAATGCGAGCTGTAATGCTGCGCCACTCGCTCGTGATCTGCTGGGCGGCGAACTGTGCGCTGGCTTCCTCAATGGCGCTCAGGGAGGTTGTCACGGCGATAGCGGCGGCCCGCTCGTCACCCAGGGCAACCCGGTGCGGTTGGTGGGGGTCGTGAGCTGGGGCCGGGGCGGCACTTGCGACACGTACACGGTTTTCTCCCGCGTCTCCTCTTTCGTGTCGTGGATCGATAGCCAGATAAACTGCGTGCCCTGCCCGATGAGCGGGAGCGGGTATGACGGCGCGAACTGCTACGCGGGTACACCGCCCTCGGGCACGACCCCCTTCGTCCACAACGGCGGCCTCTATTACTCTCCCGTGCGCGTACCCACCTGCCCGATGAGCGGGAGCGGGTATGATGGCGCGAACTGTTATGTGGGCACGCCGCCCTCGGGCACGACCCCCTTCACCCACAACGGCAACCTCTATTATTCGGCGGTGGGCGGCAATCAGTGTCCGATGAGCGGGAGCTGGTATGACGGCGCGAATTGCTACGCGGGCACGCCGCCCTCGGGCACGACCCCCTTCGTCCACAACGGCAGCCTCTACTATTCTCCCGTGCGCGTGCCCACCTGCCCGATGAGCGGGAGCGGGTATGATGGCGCGAACTGTTATGTGGGCACGCCGCCCTCGGGCACGACCCCCTTCACCCACAACGGCAACCTCTACTATTCACCCGTGTGCCAGCCGTAG
- a CDS encoding protein kinase domain-containing protein has protein sequence MTSRNTGWHDLEEGASDFSDTLLLKLRESPALLRLPWPGELLGGQRGDRFELRERLGQGGMGQVFLAWDRELRRHVALKFIQPLTNISGPTLGSLLEEEARAIARLDHDNIIRLFDISEWRPTPSAVVPFLIMECLKGKSLSARLRQGALDWNEALAVFHDVLAGLEHAHAHQVIHRDLKPGNVFVLDEGRTKLLDFGLARLALNPGSTTTRGLLRVGSPPYMAPEQWLDTPHDARTDLWAAGLLFYLMLTGKHPCPSHSAEDLRDWALGCRPLPSVRDGHPELPAEMDALLGKATAREPEQRFQSSHEFSEELTALARRREAARKGPPAPRRAQVTFVCCVMERPPEPLDDETLGERQDDFQRTCSELLQRQGGTVLQCMGDEVLACFGHPRAEEDALLHAVRAGLALASMPRARFAVRVGLHTASVVLRPLPPAGQSGSASALQGDAHVLAIQVARQAQAGTALLSQSTHQGLRGAFITEPLARGDAGAVPIPLHRLVREREEPLRFERTRPPGLTPLVGRDEELHQLREHWEQARRGHGALVLIQGEAGIGKSRLLSELREQVGSEAGTRAVAQCWQESSSSPFFPISQLLRQLFALPPEAPLEQRRARVIQRLEELGIPHEEYLPLLESLLRLSGSEASLAEGAKLRQAQLLEQLVTLLLALTGSRSPTTRPALLIIEDLHWADPSTLDLLACLSERVRSAPLWVLLSARPELRPPWPPTPGVHRLVLPRLSLEHTMHLVARMTPGHRFSEEKLRQLQEKTDGIPLFIEELAHLLLSEGSPSQHLVDAPAIPIPLQSLLQARLDSLPGELRDLARRCAVIGRGFRPSLLAACVEQRNEELRQGLEGLVAAGLLRRCEDAPEARYEFRHALLREQARESLPRAERRLVHQRIARHLAARLADPSEFPPEWVAHHFTQAEEWAQAYPWWWEAGRTAMARRGYTEAVHHYQQARHALARLPPEPGHAAEELRLLLELGVPMLVTRCATDEVKGLFLRAEELCLQSGATEQLSPALIGQLIWHLEHADYVEAFGTAKRLMDVGERSHQQEEQAMGFVAMGICLMFQGMPRRALAHFERARELQGPGFHPERERALCQKSCFSPRVMALIFSAVVRLFLEGPRPEARNDCEQALGHLDTLHCPMTASVTLTYASLFFQQCGEVERTLELTSRLLPMMTHYNLSICGVEIAEALHGWALDKQGEASGLRSRIEQWAASGMRKGLSYCFGLLADLHLGRGEIQPGLEAVREALVWAEALGERFYEAELHHLKGQLLWHRGAGGAARLSVRKAMELARSQQAAFFERRVAETLEHLRMD, from the coding sequence GTGACGAGTCGGAACACAGGTTGGCACGACCTCGAGGAGGGTGCGTCTGACTTCAGCGACACGTTGCTGCTGAAGCTCAGGGAATCGCCCGCCCTCCTCCGCCTGCCCTGGCCGGGAGAGCTGCTGGGTGGTCAGCGGGGGGATCGCTTCGAGCTTCGTGAGCGGTTGGGCCAGGGAGGCATGGGCCAGGTCTTCCTCGCCTGGGACAGGGAGCTGCGGCGCCACGTGGCCCTGAAGTTCATCCAACCCCTCACGAACATCTCCGGCCCGACGCTCGGCTCACTCCTCGAGGAGGAGGCACGGGCCATTGCCCGGCTCGACCACGACAACATCATCCGCCTCTTCGATATCTCGGAATGGCGGCCCACCCCTTCCGCCGTTGTCCCCTTCCTCATCATGGAGTGCCTGAAGGGGAAGTCCCTCTCCGCCCGCCTGCGACAGGGCGCGCTGGACTGGAACGAGGCCCTCGCCGTCTTCCATGACGTGCTCGCGGGGCTGGAGCATGCCCACGCGCATCAGGTCATCCACCGCGACCTCAAGCCAGGCAACGTCTTCGTGCTCGACGAGGGTCGCACCAAGCTGCTCGACTTCGGGTTGGCCCGGCTCGCCCTGAACCCGGGGAGCACCACCACCCGTGGACTCCTGCGGGTGGGCTCGCCACCCTACATGGCCCCCGAGCAATGGCTGGACACGCCGCATGACGCCCGGACCGACCTCTGGGCCGCCGGGCTCCTGTTCTACCTGATGCTCACGGGCAAGCATCCGTGCCCCAGCCACTCCGCGGAGGACTTGCGTGACTGGGCCCTCGGCTGCCGGCCGCTGCCCTCCGTACGCGACGGCCACCCGGAGCTGCCCGCGGAGATGGACGCCCTGTTGGGCAAGGCCACCGCCCGGGAGCCAGAGCAGCGCTTCCAGTCCAGCCACGAGTTCTCGGAGGAACTGACGGCCCTGGCGCGGCGGCGCGAGGCCGCCCGGAAGGGCCCACCCGCTCCGCGGCGCGCGCAGGTCACCTTCGTCTGCTGCGTGATGGAACGTCCCCCGGAGCCACTCGATGACGAGACGCTCGGGGAGCGGCAGGACGACTTCCAGCGGACCTGCTCGGAGCTCCTCCAGCGCCAGGGCGGTACGGTGCTGCAGTGCATGGGAGACGAAGTGCTCGCCTGCTTCGGCCACCCCCGCGCCGAGGAGGATGCACTGCTGCACGCGGTGCGGGCGGGGCTCGCGCTGGCCTCGATGCCGCGGGCGCGCTTCGCGGTACGGGTGGGCCTGCACACCGCCTCCGTCGTGCTGAGACCCCTGCCCCCGGCGGGCCAGAGCGGCAGCGCCTCCGCCCTCCAGGGGGACGCACACGTCCTGGCGATCCAGGTGGCACGCCAGGCCCAGGCCGGGACGGCGCTGCTGAGTCAGAGCACCCACCAGGGGCTGCGCGGCGCATTCATCACCGAGCCCCTCGCGCGTGGCGACGCGGGCGCCGTGCCCATCCCCCTCCACCGACTGGTCCGCGAGCGGGAGGAGCCCCTGCGCTTCGAACGAACGCGGCCCCCCGGACTCACGCCGCTGGTGGGCAGGGACGAGGAGCTGCACCAGCTCCGGGAGCACTGGGAGCAGGCGCGACGGGGACATGGGGCCCTCGTCCTGATCCAGGGCGAGGCCGGCATTGGCAAGTCCCGGCTGCTGAGCGAGCTGCGCGAGCAGGTGGGCTCCGAGGCGGGGACACGGGCCGTGGCGCAGTGCTGGCAGGAGTCCAGCAGCAGTCCGTTCTTCCCGATCAGCCAGTTGCTGCGTCAGCTCTTCGCCCTTCCTCCGGAGGCCCCACTGGAGCAGCGGCGGGCTCGCGTCATCCAGCGATTGGAGGAGCTGGGTATTCCCCACGAGGAGTATCTGCCCCTGCTCGAGTCCCTGCTCCGCCTCTCCGGCTCCGAAGCCTCGCTCGCTGAAGGCGCCAAACTCCGGCAGGCCCAGCTCCTGGAACAGCTGGTCACCCTGCTCCTGGCGCTGACCGGCTCCCGGTCCCCCACGACCCGCCCCGCCCTGCTCATCATCGAGGATCTGCACTGGGCGGACCCGTCCACCCTGGATCTGCTGGCGTGCCTGAGTGAGCGGGTGCGGTCGGCCCCGCTCTGGGTGCTGCTCAGTGCCCGCCCGGAACTGCGGCCGCCCTGGCCTCCCACGCCCGGTGTCCACCGGCTCGTGCTGCCACGCTTGTCATTGGAGCACACCATGCATCTGGTGGCCCGGATGACCCCCGGCCACCGCTTCTCCGAGGAGAAGCTCCGTCAGCTCCAGGAAAAGACAGACGGAATTCCTCTCTTCATCGAGGAGCTGGCCCACCTGCTCCTGAGCGAGGGCTCGCCCTCCCAACACCTCGTGGACGCGCCAGCCATTCCCATTCCCTTGCAATCCCTGCTGCAGGCGCGACTGGACTCCCTCCCGGGGGAGCTGCGGGACCTGGCCCGGCGCTGCGCGGTCATTGGCCGCGGCTTCCGACCCTCCCTGCTGGCAGCCTGCGTGGAGCAGCGAAACGAGGAGCTGCGCCAGGGACTCGAGGGGCTGGTGGCCGCCGGGCTGCTGCGGCGATGCGAGGACGCCCCGGAGGCGCGGTACGAATTCCGCCACGCCTTGCTGCGGGAGCAAGCCCGCGAATCACTGCCCCGCGCCGAGCGGCGCCTCGTCCACCAGCGCATTGCCCGGCACCTGGCCGCGCGACTCGCGGACCCCTCCGAGTTTCCCCCGGAATGGGTGGCCCACCACTTCACCCAGGCCGAGGAGTGGGCCCAGGCCTATCCCTGGTGGTGGGAGGCGGGGCGGACGGCCATGGCACGCCGGGGCTACACGGAGGCGGTGCACCACTACCAGCAGGCCCGCCATGCGCTGGCGCGGCTTCCCCCCGAGCCAGGCCATGCCGCGGAGGAGTTACGGCTGCTGCTGGAGCTCGGGGTGCCGATGCTGGTCACCCGATGTGCCACGGACGAGGTGAAGGGCCTCTTCCTGCGAGCCGAGGAGCTGTGCCTCCAATCCGGGGCGACCGAGCAGCTCTCCCCCGCGCTCATCGGGCAATTGATCTGGCACCTGGAGCATGCGGACTACGTGGAGGCGTTTGGCACGGCGAAGCGCCTGATGGACGTGGGTGAACGCTCACACCAACAGGAAGAGCAGGCCATGGGCTTCGTGGCGATGGGCATCTGCCTGATGTTCCAGGGAATGCCGCGGCGGGCACTGGCCCATTTCGAGCGTGCCCGCGAACTCCAGGGACCGGGCTTCCATCCCGAGCGCGAACGGGCGCTCTGCCAGAAGTCTTGCTTCTCGCCGCGCGTGATGGCCCTCATCTTCTCCGCCGTGGTCCGGCTCTTTCTCGAAGGGCCCCGGCCGGAGGCTCGGAACGACTGCGAGCAAGCCCTGGGTCACCTCGACACACTCCACTGCCCCATGACGGCGTCCGTCACACTGACCTATGCGAGTCTCTTCTTCCAGCAGTGCGGTGAGGTGGAGCGAACCCTCGAGCTGACGTCGAGATTGCTTCCCATGATGACGCACTACAACCTGTCGATCTGTGGGGTGGAGATCGCGGAAGCCCTGCACGGGTGGGCGTTGGACAAGCAGGGAGAGGCCAGTGGGCTGCGCTCGCGCATCGAGCAATGGGCGGCGTCTGGGATGCGCAAGGGGCTCTCCTATTGCTTCGGCCTGCTGGCCGATCTGCACCTGGGGCGCGGGGAAATCCAACCCGGACTGGAGGCCGTGCGGGAAGCCCTGGTCTGGGCGGAAGCGCTGGGGGAGCGGTTCTACGAAGCCGAGCTGCACCACCTGAAGGGGCAGTTGCTCTGGCATCGAGGGGCGGGCGGCGCGGCGCGGCTCAGCGTCAGGAAGGCCATGGAGCTCGCCCGAAGTCAGCAGGCCGCCTTCTTCGAGCGCCGAGTGGCCGAGACGCTGGAACACCTGCGGATGGATTGA
- a CDS encoding glycosyltransferase family 2 protein: MKLSVVIPAHNEEGCIESTVRALVEKLTEERIEYEVLVVNDNSKDQTEEILARLSRELKGVRYVNNTPPHGFGFAVRKGLESFSGDAVAVYMADASDRPEDLVLYWRTMEEKRVDCVFGSRFARGARVVDYPLPKLMLNRMANAFIQVLFTLSYNDTTNAFKLYRREVIQGLQPLLSHHFNLTVELPLKSIVRGFSYAVVPNDWINRKTGVSKLKIKEMGSRYLFIVLYCLIEKWLSRGDYRREKMSPMPKKTAPGPTDRSIPHVDAA; encoded by the coding sequence ATGAAGCTCTCCGTCGTCATCCCCGCCCACAACGAAGAAGGCTGCATCGAGTCCACCGTCCGGGCGCTGGTGGAGAAGCTGACGGAGGAGCGCATCGAGTACGAGGTGCTCGTCGTCAACGACAACTCGAAGGATCAGACCGAGGAGATCCTCGCCCGGCTCAGCCGGGAGCTGAAGGGCGTGCGCTACGTCAACAACACGCCGCCGCACGGGTTCGGCTTCGCGGTGCGCAAGGGACTGGAGTCCTTCTCGGGTGACGCGGTGGCGGTCTACATGGCCGATGCCTCCGATCGCCCGGAGGACCTCGTGCTCTACTGGCGCACCATGGAAGAGAAGCGCGTGGACTGCGTCTTCGGGTCCCGCTTCGCGCGCGGCGCCCGCGTGGTGGACTACCCGTTGCCGAAGTTGATGCTGAACCGGATGGCGAACGCGTTCATCCAGGTGCTGTTCACCCTGAGCTACAACGACACCACCAACGCCTTCAAACTGTACCGGCGCGAGGTGATCCAGGGGCTCCAGCCGCTCCTCAGCCATCACTTCAACCTGACGGTGGAGTTGCCGCTCAAGTCCATCGTGCGCGGCTTCTCGTATGCCGTGGTGCCGAACGACTGGATCAACCGGAAGACGGGCGTCTCCAAGCTGAAGATCAAGGAGATGGGCTCTCGCTACCTCTTCATCGTTCTGTATTGCCTCATCGAGAAGTGGCTGTCGCGCGGGGACTACCGTCGCGAGAAGATGAGCCCCATGCCCAAGAAGACGGCTCCTGGACCGACCGACCGGAGCATTCCACATGTGGACGCGGCCTAG
- a CDS encoding NAD-dependent epimerase/dehydratase family protein, translating into MSVAIVTGSSGLIGSETVRFLHEKGLEVVGIDNNMRKYFFGEDGSTEWNTAVLKQSLKNFRHVTADIRDQGVIFKLFEEYKGRISLVVHAAAQPSHDWAAREPFTDFSVNAQGTLVMLEATRLHAPDAAFIFTSTNKVYGDTPNYLPLVERETRWECAPSHAYAPHGIDESMSIDQSKHSVFGASKVAADVMVQEYGRYFGVKTGTFRGGCLTGPAHSGAELHGFLAYLVKCALTGKPYTIFGYKGKQVRDNIHSYDLVNAFWHFFQKPRAGAVYNIGGSRHSNCSMLEAIDTVEQLSGKRLQYTLSPEARAGDHIWWISDVRRFQQDYPEWKYRYDQRTILEEIVEATAERVKRVS; encoded by the coding sequence ATGTCCGTCGCGATCGTCACCGGCTCGTCCGGCCTGATTGGCAGTGAAACCGTCCGATTCCTGCATGAGAAGGGGCTGGAAGTCGTCGGTATCGACAACAACATGCGCAAGTATTTCTTCGGCGAGGATGGCTCGACCGAATGGAATACGGCGGTGCTCAAGCAGAGCCTGAAGAACTTCCGCCATGTGACGGCGGACATCCGTGACCAGGGAGTCATCTTCAAGCTCTTCGAGGAGTACAAGGGCCGCATCTCGCTCGTGGTCCACGCCGCCGCGCAGCCGAGCCACGACTGGGCCGCGCGCGAGCCGTTCACGGATTTCTCGGTGAATGCCCAGGGCACGCTGGTGATGCTGGAGGCCACCCGCCTCCACGCTCCCGACGCGGCCTTCATCTTCACCTCGACCAACAAGGTCTACGGTGACACGCCCAACTACCTGCCGCTCGTCGAGCGCGAGACGCGCTGGGAGTGCGCTCCCTCCCACGCATACGCCCCGCATGGCATCGACGAGTCGATGTCCATCGATCAGTCGAAGCACAGCGTCTTCGGCGCCAGCAAGGTGGCCGCCGACGTGATGGTGCAGGAGTACGGGCGCTACTTCGGAGTGAAGACGGGCACCTTCCGCGGTGGCTGCCTCACCGGCCCGGCCCACTCGGGCGCGGAGCTGCACGGCTTCCTGGCCTACCTCGTCAAGTGCGCGCTGACCGGCAAGCCCTATACGATCTTCGGCTACAAGGGGAAGCAGGTCCGCGACAACATCCACTCCTACGATCTGGTGAATGCCTTCTGGCACTTCTTCCAGAAGCCGCGCGCCGGCGCCGTCTACAACATCGGTGGCTCGCGCCACAGCAACTGCTCGATGCTCGAGGCGATCGACACCGTGGAGCAGCTCAGCGGCAAGCGCCTGCAGTACACGCTGTCCCCGGAGGCGCGTGCCGGCGACCACATCTGGTGGATCAGCGACGTGCGGCGCTTCCAGCAGGACTACCCCGAGTGGAAGTACCGCTACGACCAGCGCACCATCCTCGAGGAAATCGTCGAGGCCACCGCCGAGCGCGTGAAGAGGGTGTCATGA